The following coding sequences lie in one Corallococcus macrosporus genomic window:
- a CDS encoding TetR/AcrR family transcriptional regulator, translating to MSKTPSKKLPKAQRREQLLDIALSIVREEGTDALTLGYVAERAGVSKPIAYEHFQTRAGLLIALYEQIDARQVQALLDALQRTRKRLEDVARVMSAAYMHCYTSAGPEWHAISAALRGAEEMEAVHRELLDGYVALFREALAPYSDLKKDALHLRCVGIIGAAEAISRDMLRGLVDEARAAETLASLIVSWLSS from the coding sequence ATGAGCAAGACCCCCAGCAAGAAGCTGCCGAAGGCGCAGCGACGCGAGCAGTTGCTCGACATCGCGCTCTCCATCGTCCGGGAGGAGGGGACGGACGCGTTGACGCTCGGCTACGTGGCCGAGCGTGCGGGCGTCAGCAAGCCCATCGCCTACGAGCACTTCCAGACGCGTGCAGGGCTGTTGATCGCGCTCTACGAGCAGATCGACGCCCGGCAGGTCCAGGCGCTCCTGGACGCGCTCCAGCGCACGCGCAAGCGGCTGGAGGACGTCGCCCGGGTGATGAGCGCCGCCTACATGCACTGCTACACGTCCGCGGGCCCGGAGTGGCATGCCATCTCCGCGGCGCTGAGGGGCGCGGAGGAGATGGAGGCCGTGCATCGTGAGCTGCTCGACGGCTACGTGGCCCTCTTCCGCGAGGCGCTCGCGCCCTACTCGGACCTGAAGAAGGACGCGCTGCACCTGCGCTGCGTGGGCATCATCGGCGCGGCGGAGGCCATCTCCCGCGACATGCTCCGGGGCCTGGTGGACGAGGCCCGGGCCGCGGAGACCCTGGCCTCGCTCATCGTCAGCTGGCTTTCCAGCTGA
- a CDS encoding NAD(P)-dependent oxidoreductase yields MSMNPQHPVLIVGGSGLVGSQAAKVLRRLHPTLPLTIGGRDLARAEAVAKEVGGADAVRVDLGRPDLGQPDGRAYSAVVMFVQDDTLHSLKYAQAKRAAYLSISTGVFEVGPEVAHYIQQPASAPILMGSHWLVGAVTLPVLHFAREFKTLEAIELAAVLDTQDVGGPAAHADLERLTEVAPRALVLQEGRWRWVHGADATRTITSVDGTRLEGQAYSPFDVLSLATATGARSIRFDLVVGETATRRRGEPASTEIIIELSGVKPDGTRGRSRHELVHPGGQAPVTAFGVAIAVERLLGLAGGSPVAPGLYMPHVLFDPAGFVQRLEASGVRIRRA; encoded by the coding sequence ATGTCCATGAATCCGCAGCACCCCGTCCTCATCGTGGGAGGCTCTGGCCTCGTCGGCTCCCAGGCCGCGAAGGTGCTTCGTCGCCTCCATCCCACCCTGCCCCTCACCATCGGCGGCCGGGACCTGGCCCGGGCCGAAGCCGTCGCGAAGGAGGTGGGCGGCGCGGACGCGGTGCGCGTCGACCTGGGGCGCCCGGACCTGGGCCAGCCCGACGGGAGGGCCTACAGCGCCGTCGTCATGTTCGTGCAGGACGACACCCTGCACTCCCTGAAGTACGCCCAGGCGAAGCGGGCGGCGTACCTCAGCATCTCCACCGGTGTGTTCGAGGTGGGGCCGGAGGTGGCGCACTACATCCAGCAGCCCGCGAGCGCGCCCATCCTCATGGGCAGCCACTGGCTGGTGGGAGCGGTCACCCTGCCCGTCCTCCACTTCGCCCGCGAGTTCAAGACGCTCGAGGCCATCGAGCTCGCGGCGGTGCTCGACACGCAGGACGTGGGAGGACCGGCGGCCCATGCCGACCTCGAGCGCCTCACGGAAGTCGCGCCCCGGGCCCTGGTGCTCCAGGAGGGCCGGTGGCGCTGGGTCCACGGAGCGGATGCGACGCGCACCATCACCAGCGTGGATGGGACCCGGCTGGAGGGACAGGCGTACTCGCCGTTCGACGTGCTGAGCCTCGCGACCGCGACCGGGGCCCGCTCCATCCGCTTCGACCTCGTGGTGGGCGAGACAGCGACGCGCCGGCGTGGCGAGCCCGCTTCGACGGAGATCATCATCGAGCTGTCCGGGGTGAAGCCGGATGGAACGCGGGGACGCAGCCGCCACGAGCTCGTCCATCCCGGAGGCCAGGCCCCGGTGACCGCGTTCGGAGTCGCCATCGCCGTCGAGCGATTGCTGGGCCTCGCGGGTGGGTCCCCCGTGGCACCCGGGCTCTACATGCCCCACGTCCTCTTCGACCCGGCCGGCTTCGTCCAGCGGCTGGAAGCCTCCGGCGTGCGAATCCGCCGCGCGTAG
- a CDS encoding class I SAM-dependent methyltransferase: MGITMSPQDYATAFRILAASARHPENIHQIVTERLLPKLSAHPNLLDVGAGAGTVAERLAPLFDSLTLLEPNPAQSARFHHEKAKVLPLSLDGYDSKDRYDLVVCSHVMYHVPVSEWGGFIDRLLGFVRPGGTCLMVMAAARGPTHAMCREFSDTLYFSEHIVAEVQRKGLPHEVLATMSGFAANTFEEMETLCRFLVLEGCFTAEQLAALSPDDWRRLDARIRAHAERCRQPDGTYRLEQDEDVILIPRP; this comes from the coding sequence ATGGGAATCACGATGTCACCGCAGGACTACGCCACGGCGTTCCGCATCCTCGCGGCGTCCGCGAGGCATCCGGAGAACATCCATCAGATCGTCACGGAGCGGCTGCTGCCGAAGCTCTCCGCGCACCCCAACCTGTTGGACGTCGGCGCGGGGGCGGGCACGGTGGCGGAGCGGCTCGCGCCGCTGTTCGATTCGCTCACCCTGCTGGAGCCCAACCCCGCGCAGAGTGCCCGCTTCCATCACGAGAAGGCGAAGGTCCTCCCGCTCTCCCTGGACGGATACGACTCGAAGGACAGGTACGACCTGGTCGTGTGCTCCCACGTCATGTACCACGTGCCTGTTTCTGAATGGGGCGGCTTCATTGACAGACTGCTGGGCTTCGTGCGCCCGGGAGGCACGTGCCTGATGGTGATGGCCGCCGCCCGGGGGCCCACCCATGCGATGTGCCGCGAGTTCTCCGACACCCTGTACTTCAGCGAGCACATCGTCGCTGAAGTGCAGCGCAAGGGGCTGCCCCACGAGGTGCTCGCGACGATGAGCGGGTTCGCCGCGAACACCTTCGAGGAGATGGAGACGCTCTGCCGCTTCCTCGTGCTGGAGGGCTGCTTCACCGCCGAGCAGCTGGCGGCCCTGAGCCCGGACGACTGGCGCAGGCTCGATGCCCGCATTCGTGCGCATGCCGAGCGCTGCCGGCAGCCGGATGGCACGTACCGGCTGGAACAGGACGAGGACGTCATCCTCATCCCCCGGCCCTGA
- a CDS encoding Kelch repeat-containing protein, producing MSLSSWKALVVVPLFLCFACSPEVEPVETEAPAAEASQSSALTVYPAGSLLTARYQHTATLLSTGKVLVVGGGTPTETATTELYDPATATSSAGPSLSFARRSHTATLLQDGSVLIVAGIGPGGILSSVERYQPSTNSWTTVAPLPRISYGHSATLLSDGRVLVVGGVGGTSGGTSAHLYDPAANTWTATGSLPSAMGFQSAVRLADGRVLLSGGGTSLAQLWTPSTGTWTVVASMNQARNDHTLHLLPSGKALAVGTETMTEAYDPATNVWTNTGNTAVQHFSAPSVMRPNGTILLAGGSYNNTTVELYTPSTGAWGTVGSLAQSRRNHPTVALPDGRVLFLGGTGTSSTGSMVPMASIEKFDLSPPPCTPTTCAAQGKNCGTISNGCGGTLSCGTCGTGLTCTNNVCGTGTPTSCTHDVCTTGTALSNSCGTCASKVCGLDPFCCNSSWDSICVSEANSNCIITQPGCVAR from the coding sequence ATGTCCCTGTCGTCGTGGAAGGCATTGGTTGTCGTTCCCCTGTTTCTCTGTTTCGCGTGCAGCCCCGAAGTCGAGCCGGTGGAGACGGAGGCACCCGCAGCCGAGGCGTCCCAGTCCTCCGCGCTCACCGTGTATCCCGCTGGCTCCCTGCTGACGGCGCGTTATCAACACACCGCCACGCTGCTCTCCACTGGCAAGGTGCTGGTGGTGGGCGGCGGAACTCCCACGGAGACCGCGACCACGGAGCTGTATGACCCGGCCACCGCCACGTCGAGCGCCGGTCCCTCGCTGAGCTTCGCGCGCCGCTCGCACACCGCCACGCTGTTGCAGGACGGCAGCGTGCTCATCGTGGCCGGCATCGGGCCGGGCGGCATCCTGTCCTCGGTCGAGCGCTATCAGCCCTCCACGAACTCCTGGACCACTGTCGCTCCCCTGCCCCGCATCAGCTACGGACACAGCGCCACGCTGCTCTCGGACGGGCGGGTGCTGGTGGTGGGCGGCGTGGGCGGTACGTCGGGCGGCACGTCGGCGCACCTCTACGACCCGGCCGCGAACACCTGGACCGCGACGGGCTCGCTCCCCTCCGCGATGGGCTTCCAGTCCGCGGTGCGGCTCGCGGATGGGCGCGTGCTCCTCTCGGGCGGCGGTACCAGCCTCGCCCAGCTCTGGACGCCGTCCACCGGCACCTGGACGGTCGTGGCGTCGATGAACCAAGCCCGTAACGACCACACCCTCCACCTGCTCCCCAGCGGGAAGGCGCTCGCCGTCGGCACCGAGACGATGACGGAGGCGTACGACCCGGCCACCAACGTCTGGACGAACACCGGGAACACGGCGGTCCAGCACTTCTCCGCGCCGTCCGTCATGCGCCCCAACGGCACCATCCTCCTGGCCGGCGGCTCCTACAACAACACCACCGTGGAGCTGTACACGCCCTCCACCGGCGCCTGGGGCACGGTGGGGTCGCTCGCGCAGTCGCGCAGGAACCACCCCACCGTCGCGCTGCCGGACGGCCGCGTGCTGTTCCTGGGAGGAACGGGCACCAGCAGCACGGGCTCCATGGTGCCGATGGCCAGCATCGAGAAGTTCGACCTGTCTCCTCCCCCGTGCACGCCGACGACGTGCGCCGCGCAGGGCAAGAACTGCGGCACCATCTCCAACGGCTGTGGCGGCACGCTGAGCTGCGGCACTTGCGGTACGGGGCTGACGTGCACCAACAACGTCTGTGGAACGGGCACGCCCACCTCCTGCACCCATGACGTGTGCACGACTGGCACCGCGCTGAGCAATAGCTGCGGCACCTGCGCGAGCAAGGTCTGCGGCCTGGATCCGTTCTGCTGCAACTCGTCCTGGGACAGCATCTGTGTCAGCGAGGCCAACAGCAACTGCATCATCACGCAGCCCGGCTGCGTCGCGCGGTAG
- a CDS encoding TonB-dependent receptor, whose translation MSPNLKARSALAAASLLLASPALAQAPQADAPPTEAAAQAQPVMTKPPALLQQVEAAYPPEALAEGLTASVRLIITIAADGSVSDVLPTEPAGHGFDEAAIAAVRQFRFSPAEVDGVPAPVQVEYIYHFTLAAPPEQTPGPEQQAQAAPKATLTGQLISRGSRSRVAGATVRCGDDPEAPEAISDADGRFTLEVPPGECAVRVVASGFQLYQTKEQLQANETTEVNFFLAPTAGALETVVRSERPKKEVVRRTITRQEAQKTPGTFGDPIRVIQTLPGVARAPFISGQLLVRGSNPGQTATMMDGVSIPLLFHLLGGPSVVNAEFIDQLDFFPGGYGSQYGRAVGGIVEVGTRKGAADTFHGSVKVDLLDAGFFLEAPVTDGISVAAAARRSYIDTLLPLVLPKDEGSTLSVVPRYWDYQVRVDFGAKRDARTEEEAQAQAGGARSTGYVMAFGSDDQLRLVSSGPETERDLTVDTHTLFHRLKGDWTYRKGALTSVFTPYVGYDGTSFKFGAAKQDGVGYTVGAREVLGLELSSALTVRTGLDIVYEHQSFDVEFPAPENFEYVAFPGAESVGELLVEKIGLGSFDGALFVEADLKVGKFTFTPGVRGNYQLAGDARNLVLDPRLWVRFEATERTQLKGSLGLYSQPAETFRFITLPYGNPELAYQRAFQSSLGVEHRLTDVLNVDVTGFFNRRYNNIAAPGELRSLPGGGVIQVPYSNQGIGRALGLEVMVKKQRASASDRWSGWLSYTFSQSLDGRAGPAPEDNGSGFGGGFGGNGDDTYGLSPFDQTHILTLVSNYVLGNGWELGGRFRYTTGRPTTPIAHSYDLYQVDRNRFNGTYGPYASARTSGFHQLDMRLDKSWQFQSWTLGVYLDVQNLYNAENVEFTFADYRQRREYEVPGIPILPVVGVKGSF comes from the coding sequence ATGTCCCCGAATCTGAAAGCCCGAAGCGCGCTCGCCGCGGCCTCGCTCCTGCTGGCGTCTCCGGCACTGGCGCAGGCACCGCAGGCCGACGCGCCGCCCACGGAAGCGGCCGCGCAGGCCCAGCCCGTGATGACGAAGCCTCCGGCGCTGCTGCAGCAGGTGGAGGCCGCCTACCCTCCCGAGGCGCTCGCGGAGGGGCTCACCGCGTCCGTGCGCCTCATCATCACCATCGCCGCGGACGGCAGCGTGTCGGACGTGCTGCCCACGGAGCCCGCGGGCCATGGCTTCGACGAGGCGGCCATCGCGGCGGTGCGCCAGTTCCGCTTCTCCCCCGCGGAGGTGGACGGAGTGCCCGCGCCCGTGCAGGTGGAGTACATCTACCACTTCACCCTCGCCGCGCCTCCGGAGCAGACCCCGGGGCCGGAGCAGCAGGCGCAGGCGGCGCCGAAGGCCACGCTGACCGGGCAGCTCATCTCTCGAGGCAGCCGCTCGCGGGTGGCAGGCGCCACCGTGCGCTGCGGTGACGACCCGGAGGCCCCCGAGGCCATCTCCGACGCGGACGGCCGCTTCACGCTGGAGGTGCCGCCCGGCGAGTGCGCGGTGCGCGTGGTGGCGTCCGGCTTCCAGCTCTACCAGACGAAGGAGCAGCTCCAGGCGAACGAGACGACGGAGGTGAACTTCTTCCTCGCGCCCACCGCCGGCGCGCTGGAGACCGTCGTTCGCTCCGAGCGCCCGAAGAAGGAGGTCGTGCGCCGGACCATCACGCGTCAGGAGGCGCAGAAGACGCCGGGCACCTTCGGCGACCCCATCCGCGTCATCCAGACCCTGCCGGGCGTGGCGCGCGCGCCCTTCATCTCCGGCCAGTTGCTGGTGCGCGGCTCCAACCCCGGCCAGACGGCGACGATGATGGACGGGGTCAGCATCCCCCTCCTCTTCCACCTCCTCGGCGGTCCCTCGGTGGTGAACGCCGAGTTCATCGACCAGCTCGACTTCTTCCCGGGCGGCTACGGCAGCCAGTACGGCCGCGCGGTGGGCGGCATCGTGGAGGTGGGCACGCGCAAGGGCGCCGCCGACACGTTCCACGGCTCCGTGAAGGTGGACCTGCTGGACGCGGGCTTCTTCCTGGAGGCGCCCGTGACGGACGGCATCAGCGTGGCCGCCGCCGCGCGGCGCTCGTACATCGACACGCTGTTGCCGCTGGTGCTCCCCAAGGACGAGGGCAGCACGCTGTCCGTGGTGCCGCGCTACTGGGACTACCAGGTGCGCGTGGACTTCGGCGCGAAGCGGGATGCCCGCACGGAGGAGGAGGCGCAGGCCCAGGCGGGCGGCGCGCGCAGCACCGGCTACGTCATGGCCTTCGGCAGTGACGACCAGCTGCGCCTGGTGTCCTCCGGACCGGAGACGGAGCGCGACCTGACGGTGGACACGCACACCCTCTTCCACCGCCTCAAGGGCGACTGGACGTACCGCAAGGGCGCGCTCACGTCCGTCTTCACGCCGTACGTGGGCTACGACGGCACCAGCTTCAAGTTCGGCGCCGCGAAGCAGGACGGCGTGGGCTACACGGTGGGCGCGCGCGAGGTGCTGGGCCTGGAGCTGTCCTCCGCGCTCACGGTGCGCACCGGCCTGGACATCGTCTACGAGCACCAGTCCTTCGACGTGGAGTTCCCCGCGCCGGAGAACTTCGAGTACGTGGCCTTCCCCGGCGCCGAGTCCGTGGGCGAGCTGCTGGTGGAGAAGATTGGCCTCGGGTCCTTCGACGGCGCGCTCTTCGTGGAGGCGGACCTGAAGGTGGGGAAGTTCACCTTCACCCCCGGCGTACGCGGCAACTACCAGCTCGCGGGCGACGCGCGGAACCTGGTGCTGGATCCCCGGCTGTGGGTGCGCTTCGAGGCCACCGAGCGCACCCAGCTCAAGGGCTCGCTCGGCCTCTACAGCCAGCCGGCGGAGACGTTCCGCTTCATCACCCTGCCCTACGGCAACCCGGAGCTCGCGTACCAGCGGGCGTTCCAGAGCAGCCTCGGCGTGGAGCACCGGCTGACGGACGTGCTCAACGTGGACGTGACGGGCTTCTTCAACCGCCGCTACAACAACATCGCGGCGCCCGGGGAGCTGCGCTCGCTGCCGGGCGGAGGCGTCATCCAGGTGCCGTACTCCAACCAGGGCATCGGCCGCGCCCTGGGCCTGGAGGTGATGGTGAAGAAGCAGCGCGCGTCCGCTTCCGACCGGTGGTCCGGCTGGCTGTCGTACACCTTCAGCCAGTCCCTGGATGGACGCGCGGGCCCTGCTCCCGAGGACAACGGGAGCGGCTTTGGCGGAGGCTTCGGCGGCAACGGCGACGACACGTACGGCCTCAGCCCCTTCGACCAGACGCACATCCTCACGCTGGTGAGCAACTACGTGCTGGGCAACGGCTGGGAGCTGGGCGGGCGCTTCCGCTACACCACCGGCCGTCCGACGACGCCCATCGCCCACTCGTACGACCTGTACCAGGTGGACAGAAACCGCTTCAACGGCACGTACGGCCCCTATGCCTCCGCGCGCACGTCCGGCTTCCACCAGTTGGACATGCGGCTGGACAAGAGCTGGCAGTTCCAGAGCTGGACCCTGGGGGTCTACCTGGACGTGCAGAACCTCTACAACGCGGAGAACGTCGAGTTCACCTTCGCTGACTACCGGCAGCGCCGGGAGTACGAGGTGCCCGGCATCCCCATCCTCCCCGTGGTGGGCGTGAAAGGAAGCTTCTGA
- a CDS encoding DUF1361 domain-containing protein, translating into MSRPTSDFLSVLSRHGLLPATVSSLLAVDLLAVRLDWSERASFAFLSWNLFLAWAPYLLALLARVLMLWGLDRTWTLAPLAVGWLALFPNAPYLLTDFIHLHRRPVVPLWFDAALLALFAATGWMLGLLSLEIWKQWLEERWGRTAAWAFVAITSLLCGYGIYLGRVERWNSWDVLTRPDRLIGAMAAHVREPLAHPSLPQVTLLFALLLPLSYAGYEALLARVRRH; encoded by the coding sequence ATGTCCCGACCCACGTCTGACTTCCTGTCCGTCCTGAGCCGCCATGGCCTGCTGCCCGCGACCGTGAGCAGCCTGCTCGCGGTGGACCTCCTGGCCGTCCGGCTCGACTGGAGCGAGCGCGCCAGCTTCGCCTTTCTGTCATGGAACCTGTTCCTCGCGTGGGCGCCCTACCTGCTGGCCCTGCTCGCGCGGGTGCTCATGCTGTGGGGCCTGGACCGCACCTGGACCCTGGCGCCGCTGGCGGTCGGTTGGCTCGCGCTCTTTCCCAACGCGCCCTACCTGCTCACCGACTTCATCCACCTGCACCGGCGGCCGGTGGTGCCGCTCTGGTTCGACGCGGCCCTGCTGGCCCTGTTCGCCGCCACCGGGTGGATGCTGGGCCTGCTGTCGCTGGAGATCTGGAAGCAGTGGCTGGAGGAGCGCTGGGGACGGACGGCGGCGTGGGCCTTCGTCGCCATCACGTCCCTGTTGTGCGGCTATGGCATCTACCTGGGCCGGGTGGAGCGCTGGAACAGCTGGGACGTGCTGACGCGGCCGGACCGCCTCATCGGCGCGATGGCCGCCCACGTGCGCGAGCCCCTGGCCCACCCCTCCCTGCCCCAGGTCACGCTCCTCTTCGCCCTGCTGCTGCCGCTGTCCTACGCCGGCTATGAGGCCCTGCTCGCCCGCGTGCGCCGTCACTGA
- a CDS encoding glutathione S-transferase N-terminal domain-containing protein, whose product MQLYFSPLSCSAATRITLHEAGVEAEFIEVDTKAKRTLDGRDYLQVNPLGLVPALRIDNGDVLTENAAILQYLAGTLPHAALAPDDGPGRVRLQQWLSFIGTELHKATFTPLLDAKANDGAKAYALERSAARFACLEQHLTGREFLLERFSVADAYLTTILNWCAATPIDLKKWPAISAYFARMQDRPSVAKAFREERRLYGAQQERRKLAQ is encoded by the coding sequence ATGCAGCTCTACTTCTCCCCCCTGTCCTGCTCCGCCGCGACCCGCATCACCCTGCACGAAGCGGGCGTGGAGGCGGAGTTCATCGAGGTCGACACGAAGGCGAAGCGCACGCTCGACGGCCGCGACTACCTGCAGGTGAATCCGCTGGGGCTCGTCCCCGCGCTGCGCATCGACAACGGAGACGTGCTGACGGAGAACGCCGCCATCCTGCAGTACCTCGCTGGCACGCTGCCCCACGCGGCCCTCGCGCCGGACGACGGCCCGGGGCGCGTGCGGCTCCAGCAGTGGCTGTCCTTCATCGGGACGGAGCTGCACAAGGCGACCTTCACCCCGCTCCTCGACGCGAAGGCGAACGATGGCGCGAAGGCCTATGCCCTGGAGCGCTCGGCCGCCCGGTTCGCGTGCCTGGAGCAGCACCTCACCGGCCGTGAGTTCCTGCTGGAGCGCTTCAGCGTCGCGGATGCGTACCTGACGACGATCCTCAACTGGTGCGCGGCGACGCCCATCGACCTGAAGAAGTGGCCCGCGATCAGCGCTTACTTCGCGCGCATGCAGGACCGCCCCAGCGTCGCGAAGGCCTTCCGGGAGGAGCGCAGGCTCTACGGTGCCCAGCAGGAACGGCGCAAGCTGGCTCAGTGA
- a CDS encoding LysR family transcriptional regulator, with translation MEDIAPPPSPRLDVRDLRVVLALAAAGTTAKASAVLHLTQPAVSRALLAAEERLGTRLFDRTPRGLVPTPAGQELVSGATRLLVELGDLEHRVRAPVATAIRLRLVCECYTAYHWLPSALVTLRKSLPGLHISLAVEHTQDPVQALVAGELDVALLTTASVPRTGIETRPLFSDEIIFVMAASHPLASRRALTREDLREHTLLTGQTPPAESQWFMTQVFGRERPRLRIERLPLTEAILDVARAGLGVAVLSEWITAPHLGKGDLVVKRLASGPLRRPWRMAWRKEFGDAALRLHAALEPTVPRGLAVV, from the coding sequence ATGGAAGACATTGCTCCGCCTCCCTCCCCCCGCCTGGACGTGCGCGACCTGCGCGTGGTGCTGGCCCTGGCCGCCGCGGGAACGACGGCGAAGGCCTCGGCGGTCCTGCACCTGACGCAGCCGGCGGTGAGCCGCGCGCTGCTCGCGGCGGAGGAGCGGCTGGGGACGCGCCTCTTCGACCGGACTCCGCGCGGGCTCGTGCCCACGCCCGCGGGACAGGAGCTCGTCTCCGGAGCCACGCGGCTGCTGGTGGAGCTGGGCGACCTGGAGCACCGCGTGCGCGCGCCGGTGGCGACGGCCATCCGCCTGCGCCTGGTCTGCGAGTGCTACACCGCCTACCACTGGCTGCCGTCCGCGCTGGTGACGCTGCGCAAGAGCCTGCCAGGCCTCCACATCTCCCTGGCGGTGGAGCACACGCAGGATCCCGTTCAGGCGCTGGTGGCGGGAGAGCTGGACGTGGCGCTCCTCACGACGGCGTCCGTGCCGAGGACTGGCATCGAGACGCGGCCGCTCTTCTCGGATGAGATCATCTTCGTGATGGCCGCGTCGCACCCGCTGGCGTCGCGCCGGGCGCTCACCCGCGAGGACCTCCGCGAGCACACGCTCCTGACGGGGCAGACGCCCCCGGCGGAGTCGCAGTGGTTCATGACGCAGGTGTTCGGCCGCGAGCGGCCCCGGCTGCGCATCGAGCGGCTGCCGCTCACCGAGGCCATCCTCGACGTGGCCCGCGCGGGCCTGGGCGTGGCGGTGCTCTCCGAGTGGATCACCGCCCCGCACCTGGGCAAGGGCGACCTCGTCGTGAAGCGGCTGGCGTCAGGGCCCCTGCGGCGGCCCTGGCGGATGGCCTGGCGCAAGGAGTTCGGCGACGCCGCGCTCCGCCTCCACGCCGCGCTCGAGCCCACGGTGCCCCGCGGACTCGCGGTGGTTTGA
- a CDS encoding aldo/keto reductase: MKYSNLGRTGLSVSRICLGTMNFGWTTEEPDAHAIMDSAHAKGINFFDTANVYGWGENKGLTEKIIGNWFAQGGGRRERTVLATKVYGPMGEWPNEGKLSALNIRRALDASLKRLKTDYIDLYQFHHVDRATPWEEIWQAMEVAVAQGKVLYVGSSNFAGWHLAQAQAAAAQRNFLGLVSEQSLYNLLARTVELEVLPAARHYGLGVLPWSPLQGGLLGGVLRKEREGKRRLEGRAQEQLQKHRERIERYEAFADELGHEPGDVALAWLLHQPAVTAPIIGPRTAGQLDSALRAVDVKLDEKALARLDEIFPGHKTAPEDYAW, from the coding sequence ATGAAGTACTCGAATCTGGGGCGTACAGGGCTCTCCGTCAGCCGCATCTGTCTGGGCACGATGAACTTCGGCTGGACGACCGAGGAGCCGGATGCGCACGCCATCATGGACTCCGCGCACGCCAAGGGGATCAACTTCTTCGACACGGCGAACGTGTACGGCTGGGGTGAGAACAAGGGCCTCACGGAGAAAATCATCGGCAACTGGTTCGCGCAGGGCGGCGGCCGTCGCGAGCGCACCGTGCTGGCGACGAAGGTCTATGGCCCCATGGGCGAATGGCCCAACGAGGGCAAGCTGTCCGCGCTCAACATCCGCCGCGCCCTGGACGCGAGCCTCAAGCGGCTGAAGACCGACTACATCGACCTGTACCAGTTCCACCACGTGGACCGCGCCACGCCGTGGGAGGAGATCTGGCAGGCCATGGAGGTCGCGGTGGCGCAGGGCAAGGTGCTCTACGTGGGCAGCAGCAACTTCGCGGGCTGGCACCTCGCGCAGGCGCAGGCGGCGGCCGCGCAGCGCAACTTCCTGGGCCTGGTCAGCGAGCAGTCCCTCTACAACCTGCTGGCGCGGACGGTGGAGCTGGAGGTGCTGCCGGCCGCCCGTCACTACGGCCTGGGCGTCCTGCCGTGGTCACCGCTCCAGGGCGGGCTGCTGGGCGGCGTCCTGCGCAAGGAGCGCGAGGGCAAGCGCAGGCTGGAGGGCCGCGCGCAGGAGCAGCTCCAGAAGCACCGTGAGCGCATCGAGCGCTACGAGGCCTTCGCGGACGAGCTGGGCCACGAGCCCGGGGACGTCGCGCTGGCGTGGCTGCTCCACCAGCCCGCCGTCACCGCGCCCATCATCGGGCCGCGCACCGCCGGACAGCTCGACTCCGCGTTGCGCGCGGTGGACGTGAAGCTCGACGAGAAGGCGCTGGCGCGGCTGGATGAAATCTTCCCCGGCCACAAGACCGCGCCAGAAGACTACGCCTGGTAG